Proteins encoded together in one Ferroglobus placidus DSM 10642 window:
- a CDS encoding radical SAM/SPASM domain-containing protein produces MRKLRKRLKLSKRLLLRRFEKAYAYNAKTDYIYELDEEALSFLTSLDGREVEIEEELYEYLKEEGFFGNSLPDFKEQKEFPSLRYLLVHVTYNCNLKCEHCYVERKNVFMSREVFEALARNFYEMGGLKLIVTGGEPLTHPEIFDFLREARRYPYRIVLLTNGLLIDERIARKLSKFVDEVQISLDGLEGHKMLRGVDYRVVVEKIKLLKEFVDVSVATMITKYNLEEFEKMKTLMESLDVKSWNIDFPSCSEEVVPDFDKASLISLGFGEAHEAEEGYSCGTHLASVTPKGEVTKCGFFEDAVGDVFNLEEAWSELRKKYIWRLSELKCECDFVEKCRGGCRYRALHYSGDIFGEDPVMCAIFKAR; encoded by the coding sequence TTGAGGAAATTGAGGAAGCGGCTAAAGTTGTCGAAAAGACTTCTTCTGAGGAGGTTTGAGAAAGCTTACGCTTACAACGCAAAAACTGACTATATCTACGAACTGGACGAGGAGGCTTTAAGCTTTTTAACATCCTTAGACGGAAGGGAAGTCGAGATAGAGGAAGAACTTTACGAATACTTAAAAGAAGAGGGCTTCTTCGGAAATTCGTTACCGGATTTTAAAGAGCAAAAGGAGTTTCCGAGCTTGAGATATTTGCTCGTTCACGTCACTTACAACTGCAACCTGAAATGCGAACACTGCTACGTTGAAAGGAAAAACGTTTTCATGAGCCGAGAAGTTTTCGAAGCTTTAGCCAGAAACTTCTACGAAATGGGAGGATTGAAACTGATCGTAACGGGGGGAGAACCTCTAACTCATCCTGAAATATTTGATTTCCTTAGAGAGGCTCGAAGGTATCCTTACAGAATTGTTCTCCTGACAAACGGATTGCTTATCGACGAAAGAATCGCAAGAAAGCTTTCAAAATTTGTTGATGAGGTTCAAATCAGCTTGGACGGGTTGGAAGGGCATAAAATGCTGAGAGGCGTTGATTACCGAGTTGTTGTGGAGAAAATAAAACTTTTGAAAGAATTTGTCGACGTTTCCGTCGCTACAATGATAACCAAGTACAATTTAGAAGAATTTGAGAAGATGAAAACTCTAATGGAATCTCTCGACGTTAAAAGCTGGAACATCGACTTTCCGAGTTGCAGCGAGGAGGTAGTTCCAGATTTCGATAAAGCTTCTCTAATCTCCCTTGGCTTTGGCGAAGCTCACGAGGCTGAGGAAGGATACTCGTGCGGAACTCACCTCGCTTCGGTCACTCCGAAAGGAGAGGTGACGAAGTGCGGATTTTTTGAGGATGCTGTTGGAGACGTCTTTAATCTGGAAGAGGCTTGGAGTGAGCTTAGGAAGAAGTACATATGGAGACTTTCCGAGCTGAAGTGTGAGTGCGACTTCGTGGAGAAATGCAGGGGAGGTTGCAGATACAGAGCTTTACACTACTCCGGCGACATCTTCGGGGAAGATCCGGTGATGTGTGCAATTTTCAAAGCCCGGTAA
- the ribA gene encoding GTP cyclohydrolase II, giving the protein MGYVIYKDDRAAICFPAEEIDREKINVLMKNGDEIRIAMPWKIIESLGLNSFKFEGKNLISVDFNGDLTASGRLRAIRKILSGDVYDAKFPGKIFIEEVKENGVLERPGFGEAAIDVAKMKGYSPISVYAFLLNQEGEFADKSYALKFAEENNFEAFSMEELISKRLREEKAVKRVVETRLPTKFYGEFKAIGYETPIGEVVALVRGENLEECVVRIHSECLTGDVFHSLRCDCGEQLEKALKKIDSENKGVLIYMKGHEGRGIGLINKLMAYKLQDEGKDTVEANLELGFPPDMRSYGIAAQILLDLGVKKVRLMTNNPEKIEELKSYGFEVVREPIEIEPSEENLRYLKAKREKLGHFLCIND; this is encoded by the coding sequence ATGGGTTACGTCATCTACAAAGACGACAGAGCGGCGATTTGCTTTCCAGCCGAGGAAATAGATAGAGAGAAGATCAACGTTCTGATGAAAAACGGTGACGAGATAAGAATAGCGATGCCTTGGAAGATAATAGAAAGTCTCGGGCTCAATTCCTTTAAATTTGAAGGAAAAAACCTCATCTCCGTCGATTTCAACGGAGATCTAACCGCTTCCGGCAGACTGAGAGCTATAAGAAAAATTCTCTCCGGCGACGTATACGATGCGAAGTTCCCCGGGAAAATTTTCATCGAAGAGGTGAAGGAAAACGGTGTCCTCGAAAGACCGGGGTTTGGGGAAGCTGCCATAGACGTTGCGAAGATGAAAGGCTACTCTCCGATATCCGTTTACGCTTTTCTGCTCAACCAAGAAGGGGAGTTTGCCGACAAGAGCTACGCTTTGAAGTTTGCCGAAGAGAACAACTTCGAAGCTTTTTCGATGGAAGAACTCATCTCGAAGAGGCTTAGAGAGGAAAAGGCTGTTAAGAGAGTCGTGGAGACGAGACTTCCGACGAAGTTCTACGGAGAGTTTAAAGCGATTGGTTACGAAACTCCGATAGGAGAGGTCGTCGCTTTAGTAAGAGGAGAAAATCTCGAAGAGTGCGTTGTAAGGATACACTCAGAATGCCTAACTGGAGACGTCTTTCACTCTTTAAGATGTGACTGCGGAGAACAGCTTGAGAAAGCTTTGAAAAAGATTGATTCGGAAAATAAAGGTGTTTTGATCTACATGAAAGGTCACGAGGGGAGAGGGATAGGGTTGATAAACAAGCTCATGGCTTACAAACTTCAGGATGAAGGGAAAGACACCGTCGAAGCGAACCTCGAACTCGGATTCCCGCCGGATATGAGAAGTTACGGAATTGCCGCGCAAATTTTACTCGATCTCGGAGTAAAAAAAGTCAGGCTGATGACGAACAATCCGGAAAAAATAGAGGAGCTTAAGAGCTACGGTTTTGAAGTCGTTAGAGAGCCGATAGAAATCGAGCCAAGCGAGGAAAATCTGAGGTATTTGAAAGCGAAGAGGGAAAAACTCGGACACTTCCTCTGCATCAACGATTGA
- a CDS encoding potassium channel family protein has translation MFSLWTFSSFLFHKVEGVSLFDSFYWVITTTTTVGYGDITPETEIGKILSIFVMISGIGVLGVLLASVAEIMIEKGLKRKPRVFMENHVIALGWNGVIYVAVKELLKEGVEIAVVADVESVPVEHKDLVFIRGDITDEDVLKRAGKWKVTRLST, from the coding sequence ATTTTCTCCCTCTGGACGTTTTCCTCTTTCTTGTTTCACAAAGTAGAAGGAGTTTCCCTTTTCGACTCCTTCTACTGGGTTATAACGACCACCACAACAGTAGGTTATGGTGACATAACGCCAGAAACTGAAATCGGGAAAATTTTATCAATTTTTGTTATGATAAGCGGAATAGGAGTCCTTGGAGTTTTACTTGCTTCCGTGGCTGAAATTATGATCGAAAAAGGTTTAAAAAGAAAACCGAGGGTCTTTATGGAAAACCACGTCATCGCTCTAGGATGGAACGGCGTGATATATGTAGCTGTTAAAGAGCTTCTGAAGGAAGGAGTAGAAATTGCAGTTGTCGCAGACGTCGAAAGCGTTCCAGTAGAGCACAAAGACCTCGTTTTTATTAGAGGAGACATAACCGATGAAGATGTTCTTAAAAGAGCGGGAAAATGGAAGGTGACGAGATTATCTACATAG